The Fusarium musae strain F31 chromosome 10, whole genome shotgun sequence genome window below encodes:
- a CDS encoding hypothetical protein (EggNog:ENOG41~CAZy:GH17) yields MKLFGSIGAVAAALMLLPGQALAGQYKGFSMGANRADGACKYTADWKKDFQTIKSWNKGFNAVRLYSADDCNTLVKAVPAAKQTGMKILVGVWATDDAHFGRDKAALLKVIKQYGTDWIAAISVGSEDLYRKDISPDKLAQQIYDVRGMVRQFNKNLKVGHTDTWTAWVDGRNDVVTKACDIAITNGFPYWQGVPIKEALQKKTFQNSYWSVQKHVKAVNSKAAVWVGETGWPTKGPNYQKAAATTASLQSYYNNVGCWLWQQKDASGFWFTAFDAPLATPEVEKYFGIANKDRKLKFTLTC; encoded by the exons ATGAAGCTTTTTGGATCCATTGGCGCTGTTGCAGCGGCCTTGATGCTGCTTCCTGGTCAGGCTTTGGCTGGGCAGTACAAGGGCTTCAGTATGGGTGCCAACAGGGCTGATGGCGCTTGCAAGTACACTGCGGATTGGAAGAAGGATTTTCAGACGATCAAGAGCTGGAACAAGGGTTTCAACGCTGTGCGCCTTTACTCCGCCGATGACTGCAACA CACTGGTCAAGGCTGTCCCCGCCGCCAAGCAGACCGGCATGAAGATCCTTGTCGGCGTCTGGGCCACCGACGACGCTCACTTCGGCCGCGACAAGGCCGCTCTTCTCAAGGTGATCAAGCAGTACGGCACCGACTGGATCGCCGCTATCTCCGTCGGCTCCGAGGACCTGTACCGCAAGGACATCTCCCCCGACAAGCTCGCCCAGCAGATCTACGACGTGCGCGGCATGGTGCGCCAGTTcaacaagaacctcaaggtcGGCCACACCGACACATGGACCGCCTGGGTCGACGGGCGCAACGACGTTGTCACCAAGGCGTGCGACATTGCCATCACCAACGGGTTCCCTTACTGGCAGGGAGTTCCGATCAAGGAGGCTCTGCAGAAGAAGACGTTCCAGAACTCGTACTGGAGTGTGCAGAAGCACGTCAAGGCTGTTAACAGCAAGGCTGCTGTTTGGGTTGGTGAGACTGGGTGGCCGACTAAGGGACCTAACTACCAGAAGGCTGCTGCTACTACGGCTAGTCTGCAGAGTTACTATAACAATGTTGGGTGCTGGTTGTGGCAGCAGAAAGATGCTAGTGGGTTCTGGTTCACTGCTTTTGATGCGCCCTTGGCTACgcctgaggttgagaagtaCTTTGGTATTGCGAACAAGGACCGCAAGCTCAAGTTCACCCTCACTTGCTAG
- a CDS encoding hypothetical protein (EggNog:ENOG41), with translation MHSFKIILISLAPVLAMPAISPRDIESDGPFDFGQGFLVPANVSIDDYDSTPMIPLPHLNLRDLDSLEEPFAPEFDNITDLDLDTRAPKETKVFFGKTQVDYGCEASIRNPLGTAIHSICGNGDCDKSVVYTRKVKHMAGGGRRKDAWLRISVRGEYFGRHTRGYMASAVQKSVNDKTAKPAMRYYLPTNPNFQAQKCKMSKFSNYIKMRKNFGDTIYMEIDVTLKTSNSHCFTPNLLKEVAGAMGGIGGSFFGTLVTGMIGC, from the exons ATGCATTCTTTCAAGATCATCCTTATCTCCTTAGCCCCTGTGCTGGCCATGCCAGCGATAAGCCCACGGGACATCGAATCTGATGGACCTTTCGATTTTGGACAAGGCTTCCTGGTCCCTGCGAACGTTTCCATTGATGACTATGACTCTACTCCCATGATCCCACTGCCTCATCTCAACCTACGCGACCTTGACAGTCTGGAAGAGCCATTCGCTCCAGAATTCGATAACATTACCGACTTGGATCTCGATACCCGTGCACCCAAAGAGACGAAGGTATTTTTCGGCAAAACTCAGGTTGACTATGGCTGCGAAGCCTCGATCAGAAACCCTCTCGGCACAGCCATCCACTCCATCTGCGGAAATGGAGATTGCGACAAGAGTGTCGTGTACACCCGAAAGGTCAAGCATATGGCTGGCGGTGGCCGTAGAAAAGATGCCTGGCTGCGTATCTCGGTCCGGGGCGAGTACTTCGGCCGTCACACACGAGGTTACATGGCCTCAGCCGTTCAGAAATCAGTCAACGACAAGACTGCCAAACCAGCTATGCGATACTATCTCCCAACGAACCCAAACTTCCAGGCCCAGAAATGCAAGATGTCAAAGTTTAGCAATTACATCAAGATGCGCAAGAACTTTGGCGATACGATTTATATGGAGATTGATGTCACCCTTAAGACTAGTAACT CACACTGCTTTACGCCgaatcttctcaaagaggtTGCTGGTGCCATGGGAGGGATTGGAGGTTCCTTTTTCGGGACTCTTGTTACGGGCATGATTGGTTGTTAA
- a CDS encoding hypothetical protein (EggNog:ENOG41): protein MTFQEYTAVVLDLGRVLVNYTTKNTVGLSSSQIASALDSPGWHGYERGKISEQQAYDKVMQDFNIDLETWTQALEQMRDGMKANQSLISSIKELKHIYPNVNVFCLSNIPRPEVELLKYEIESWGIIDRFSASSDLRERKPDLAIYREFLKQARVPASSCIFVDDKIDNVTAAQTLGFKGIVFKDNDSLVRVLHHSLGDPVARARTFLRQNAKRMFCTLSTGQMQPDNYSQLVILQNTGNRDLVVLENERYTWNYFQGKPTFAGTTYPDDSDTTSLAMTILERIPMADKVQARDKILSNLSPDGLPYCWFSKTRPRFCHCICATVFRFFVINEWQDKLPGVYDFLCQLLETRAYLHGSRYYESPDWLLYILSDLCARRPSDPNLEKMRELLVVCIQERMGCNGNILSAAMRIMSAQSLGLKNDRDLGTVLEGQQVDGGWELAWLWGYGSKPLKIGSRGVVTAMAMNAIRRAQA, encoded by the exons ATGACTTTTCAGGAATATACCGCAGTCGTCCTTGACCTGGGCCGAGTGCTCGTCAACTATACAACCAAAAACACCGTCGGCCTATCGTCAAGCCAGATTGCCAGTGCTCTAGACTCACCTGGCTGGCATGGCTATGAACGAGGCAAAATCTCCGAACAACAGGCTTACGATAAAGTTATGCAAGACTTTAACATTGATCTCGAGACATGGACACAGGCTCTGGAACAGATGAGGGATGGCATGAAGGCCAACCAGTCCCTCATATCTTCCATCAAAGAACTGAAGCATATTTACCCAAACGTCAATGTCTTTTGTCTGTCCAATATCCCCAGACCGGAAGTTGAGCTTCTGAAATATGAGATTGAAAGTTGGGGAATTATCGACCGGTTCTCTGCGTCGTCGGATCTGAGAGAGCGAAAGCCTGACCTGGCGATTTACAGAGAGTTTCTGAAGCAAGCGCGGGTGCCTGCATCATCGTGCATTTTCGTTGATGACAAAATTGATAACGTCACTGCGGCTCAGACACTAGGCTTCAAAGGCATCGTCTTCAAAGACAATGATTCATTGGTCAGAGTCCTTCACCATTCACTGGGCGATCCTGTTGCCCGGGCCAGAACGTTTCTTCGTCAGAATGCGAAAAGGATGTTCTGCACACTCAGTACAGGACAGATGCAGCCTGACAATTACTCACAGTTGGTGATTCTGCAAAACACAGGAAATAG GGACTTGGTTGTCCTAGAGAACGAGCGGTATACTTGGAATTACTTCCAGGGAAAGCCAACCTTTGCTGGGACGACATATCCGGACGACTCAGACACGACGTCGCTAGCCATGACAATTCTAGAGAGAATCCCTATGGCTGACAAGGTGCAAGCAAGAGATAAAATTCTCTCGAATCTAAGCCCCGACGGACTCCCATAC TGCTGGTTCAGCAAGACGAGACCTCGCTTCTGTCATTGTATATGCGCCACCGTCTTTCGTttcttcgtcatcaacgAGTGGCAAGATAAGCTTCCAGGAGTCTACGACTTTCTCTGCCAGCTCCTCGAAACAAGGGCTTACCTCCATGGAAGCCGGTACTACGAAAGTCCAGATTGGCTGCTTTACATTCTCTCTGATCTCTGCGCCCGTCGACCTTCAGACCCGAACCTTGAAAAGATGCGAGAACTACTTGTCGTATGTATACAAGAGCGCATGGGCTGTAATGGTAATATTCTCAGTGCGGCGATGAGAATTATGAGTGCACAGTCTTTGGGCTTGAAGAACGATAGAGATCTTGGGACTGTGCTTGAGGGTCAACAGGTCGATGGTGGATGGGAGCTGGCGTGGTTGTGGGGATACGGTTCTAAACCGCTTAAGATTGGGAGCCGAGGTGTTGTCACGGCTATGGCTATGAATGCGATTCGGCGTGCACAGGCATAA
- a CDS encoding hypothetical protein (CAZy:GH115), giving the protein MFEEKIVDLKPSPGSIPLVGASIVVDQSDFPGVIRAAGDLVEDFARVTKGDASPLIMISSDSDYDKIQTKTVIIVGSVALSGIIKTLAQQGKLDAQAIEGKWETFSTSIVDQPLGKCERALVVAGSDKRGAIFGIYTLSEQIGVSPWYWWADVPPKHHEDIYAIEKQTIHGEPSVRHRGIFLNDEAPALTGWVREKFGGYNSKFYVKVFELLLRLKANFLWPAMWPGYPNPGASFFTDDPLNQKLADEYGIVISTSHHEPMQRLSNEWFAENPDGSWNWLTNKQKITEFFEHGASRAKGCDSYFTLGIRGEYDKKMLAEDPAAVVQDAIETQRQVIKKVYGSEDGVPQLFAIYKEVQSMFETGRLNVPDDVTLLFQDDNFGTIRRLPTKEEAKRQGGAGVYYHLQYVGDPRSYKWINTNSLGKVWHQLQQAYHHNARQIWVFNVGDLKPQEIPISFAMALAWDINSIKRDTLPHFFRQAAKREFGAELADEVGSIWHRHDRLLSLRKHEHIEPETFSVLHYREADTVYRRWRELLDDAEKAHARVSEAEKAASFQLILHPTKASYIYNKVRWSQALNKLYARQRRNSANTYAQIALDAFDQDFTLSEKYHGLLDGKWNHILMQPHYGYEDTWHAPSRDMIGGLCFVQKRQNSNPIVGQMGIAVEGHEGVRPGRINEESERTHPSRRDLVPGLTLRPLSRYGPEVRYFDIFTRGAPKIHWTASAPKSWIRLSKISGVLVPGEEDARVEISVDWTQVSDDFNEEVLIDVRSEEDDFEQVHLPINGRRVPNSFKGFVEQDSFVSIPATDCHLETPYIILPDAGRLETGSLTLVPGTDSTDSIPYIQYPFYLFSETSNATLVLYFGTTLDLSSEDILTYDVRIDEEQGQSYSLQKRTPESEKNAADKGWASADGWFFAASDNVWVRKHEVTLGAGAHTLHVRLGHANMLLEKIVVDCGGVAKSYLGPPFGIKA; this is encoded by the exons ATGTTTGAAGAAAAGATCGTTGACTTGAAACCCTCGCCTGGGTCAATCCCGTTGGTCGGTGCCTCGATTGTGGTGGACCAATCAGATTTCCCTGGTGTTATCCGCGCCGCAGGGGACTTGGTCGAGGACTTTGCTCGTGTGACGAAGGGAGATGCAAGTCCGTTAATTATGATATCGTCTGATTCGGATTATGATAAGATACAGACGAAAACGGTTATCATTGTTGGCAGTGTTGCTTTGAGTGGGATCATCAAGACGCTTGCGCAACAGGGTAAACTTGATGCCCAGGCAATTGAGGGAAAATGGGAGACGTTCAGCACGAGTATTGTCGATCAGCCTCTTGGAAAGTGTGAGAGGGCTTTGGTGGTAGCTGGAAGTGATAAGCGAGGTGCCATCTTTGGCATCTACACGCTCTCTGAACAAATTGGTGTTTCACC ATGGTACTGGTGGGCTGATGTGCCACCAAAACACCATGAAGACATATACGCCATTGAGAAGCAAACCATTCACGGCGAGCCATCTGTACGACATCGAGGTATCTTTCTCAACGATGAAGCACCTGCTTTAACAGGCTGGGTGAGGGAGAAGTTCGGAGGATACAACTCCAAGTTCTACGTCAAAGTTTTTGAACTCCTACTCAGACTCAAG GCCAACTTTCTCTGGCCAGCGATGTGGCCCGGTTATCCCAACCCAGGCGCATCATTCTTCACAGACGATCCCCTCAATCAAAAGCTCGCAGATGAATACGGCATCGTCATATCTACATCCCATCACGAACCAATGCAACGACTCTCAAACGAGTGGTTCGCTGAGAATCCAGACGGAAGCTGGAATTGGTTGACCAACAAGCAGAAAATAACCGAGTTCTTTGAACACGGCGCTAGTAGAGCTAAGGGCTGTGATTCATACTTTACTCTGGGTATCAGAGGAGAGTATGATAAGAAGATGTTGGCTGAGGATCCAGCTGCTGTGGTGCAGGATGCTATTGAGACGCAGAGGCAGGTTATTAAGAAGGTTTATGGGAGTGAAGATGGTGTACCTC AGCTGTTCGCCATCTATAAAGAGGTTCAGTCGATGTTTGAGACAGGCCGGCTGAATGTCCCAGATGACGTCACGCTTCTGTTCCAGGATGACAACTTTGGCACTATTCGACGACTTCCAACAAAGGAAGAGGCCAAGAGACAAGGCGGAGCTGGT GTATACTATCATCTTCAATACGTCGGAGATCCTCGAAGTTATAAGtggatcaacaccaactctcTT GGGAAAGTCTGGCACCAATTGCAACAAGCGTACCATCACAACGCTCGTCAAATCTGGGTCTTCAACGTCGGCGACCTAAAACCTCAAGAAATTCCAATCTCCTTCGCCATGGCGCTAGCTTGggacatcaacagcatcaaacGCGATACTCTCCCCCATTTCTTCCGTCAAGCTGCAAAACGAGAGTTTGGCGCTGAGCTCGCGGATGAAGTTGGGTCAATCTGGCATCGACATGATCGACTACTATCTTTAAGAAAGCATGAGCATATCGAACCTGAGACTTTCTCCGTTTTGCATTACAGAGAAGCCGATACCGTGTATCGTCGATGGagagagcttcttgacgatgCTGAAAAGGCACATGCCCGTGTTTCAGAAGCAGAAAAAGCAGCGTCGTTCCAGCTTATTCTTCACCCTACCAAAGCATCGTACATTTACAACAAGGTACGCTGGAGTCAAGCGCTAAACAAGCTGTACGCTCGTCAAAGACGAAACTCAGCAAACACATACGCCCAAATCGCTCTCGACGCCTTTGACCAGGATTTCACTCTTTCAGAAAAATATCACGGCCTTTTAGATGGGAAATGGAACCATATTCTCATGCAGCCCCACTACGGCTATGAAGATACATGGCATGCTCCTTCACGCGACATGATCGGTGGATTATGTTTCGTTCAGAAACGTCAGAATTCTAATCCTATTGTTGGACAGATGGGTATTGCTGTTGAGGGGCATGAGGGTGTAAGGCCTGGTCGGATTAATGAAGAGTCTGAGAGAACGCATCCAAGCAGACGGGATCTTGTTCCTGGGCTGACTTTGCGGCCTCTGAGTCGGTATGGACCTGAGGTGAGATACTTTGATATCTTCACTCGTGGAGCGCCGAAGATTCATTGGACTGCTTCAGCGCCGAAGAGTTGGATTAGGCTGTCGAAGATCTCGGGGGTCTTGGTAccaggtgaagaagatgccagGGTTGAGATCTCGGTTGATTGGACTCAAGTATCTGATGACTTCAACGAAGAGGTACTCATCGATGTTCGGTCGGAAGAAGATGACTTTGAGCAGGTCCATCTACCGATCAATGGCAGACGTGTCCCAAACTCTTTCAAGGGTTTCGTTGAGCAGGACAGTTTTGTGTCTATCCCTGCTACCGATTGTCACCTCGAGACTCCGTACATAATTCTGCCTGACGCTGGTAGACTAGAAACTGGCTCTTTGACCCTCGTCCCAGGCACCGATAGCACCGATTCGATTCCCTACATTCAGTACCCATTTTACCTCTTCAGCGAGACTTCCAACGCTACGTTGGTACTGTACTTCGGCACGACTCTGGATCTCTCCTCAGAAGATATTCTGACGTATGACGTCCGAATCGACGAGGAACAAGGCCAGAGCTATTCCCTGCAGAAGAGAACTCCAGAGAGTGAGAAGAATGCTGCTGACAAGGGATGGGCGTCGGCCGATGGCTGGTTCTTTGCTGCATCGGATAACGTTTGGGTTCGGAAGCATGAGGTCACCTTAGGAGCAGGTGCGCATACGCTACATGTCAGGTTGGGACATGCGAATATGTTGCTTGAGAAGATCGTGGTTGACTGTGGAGGTGTAGCAAAGAGCTACTTAGGCCCTCCCTTTGGCATCAAGGCTTGA
- a CDS encoding hypothetical protein (BUSCO:EOG09261VD2~EggNog:ENOG41), with protein sequence MAAFDTYQTTLTGRYCSQELSHLFSQRSRHSTWRKLWLYLAESEKELGINTITDEALEQMRANLTVTDHDFEVARHEEKIRRHHVHAFGQAAPAAAGIIHYGATSCYVTDNTELILMRDALDLLIPKLAKVLYNLQQFALEWKNEPTLSFTHLQPAQISTVGKRAAGWAQDLLMDLNEFERVRAELKFRGAQGTTGTQASFLEIFGGDHEKCDKLNELLCQKAGFEECYDISTQTYTRKVDCLIANAVTGLGTTVTKIASDLRHLAFMKEVGEPREKGQIGSSAMAYKQNPMRSERIASLARVLQSKAATYQSTHSAQWMERSLDDSACRRIDIPEMFLLADAVAITLQNVTEGLVVFPLKIHSNIMAELPFMITENIIMRLVAMGVSRQEAHEQIRVLSFEASHQVQSLGKSNDLVERIKKTEFFKPIWADLDGMMKPELYIGRSAQLVDKFCGPGGKLEKKLAPYQESIQKAKAAELNV encoded by the exons ATGGCCGCCTTCGATACCTACCAGACAACCCTCACGGGCCGCTACTGCAGCCAGGAGCTGTCCCACCTCTTCAGCCAGCGCTCCCGCCACTCCACCTGGCGCAAGCTATGGCTCTACCTCGCCGAGAGCGAGAAGGAGCtcggcatcaacaccatcaccgacGAGGCGCTCGAGCAGATGAGGGCCAATCTCACTGTCACCGACCATGACTTTGAGGTTGCGCGTCATGAGGAGAAGATCCGTCGTCAT CACGTTCATGCTTTTGGTCAAGCTGCCCCCGCTGCGGCTGGTATCATCCACTACGGCGCGACGAGCTGCTACGTCACCGATAACACGGAGCTCATCCTCATGCGCGATGctctcgatcttctcatcCCCAAGCTCGCCAAGGTTCTCTACAACCTGCAGCAATTCGCCCTCGAGTGGAAGAACGAGCCAACTCTGTCCTTCACACATCTCCAGCCTGCCCAGATCAGCACCGTCGGCAAGCGAG CTGCGGGTTGGGCGCAGGATCTTTTGATGGATCTCAATGAGTTTGAGCGCGTGCGCGCTGAGCTCAAGTTCCGTGGTGCGCAGGGAACTACCGGTACTCAGGCCAGTTTCCTCGAGAT TTTTGGTGGTGATCATGAGAAGTGTGATAAGCTCAATGAGCTGCTCTGCCAAAAGGCTGGGTTTGAGGAGTGCTACGAC ATCTCAACACAGACATA CACCCGAAAGGTCGATTGTCTCATCGCCAACGCCGTCACTGGCCTCGGCACCACCGTCACCAAGATCGCCTCCGATCTGCGACATCTCGCCTTCATGAAGGAAGTCGGCGAGCCCCGAGAGAAGGGTCAAATCGGAAGCAGCGCCATG GCCTACAAGCAGAACCCCATGCGATCTGAGCGTATTGCCAGTCTCGCCCGAGTCCTCCAGTCCAAGGCCGCTACTTACCAGAGCACCCACTCCGCTCAGTGGATGGAGCGATCCCTTGATGATTCCGCCTGC CGACGAATTGACATCCCCGAGATGTTCCTCCTCGCCGACGCCGTCGCCATCACCCTCCAGAACGTCACAGAGGGTCTCGTCGTTTTCCCCCTCAAGATCCACTCCAACATCATGGCCGAGCTCCCCTTCATGATCACCGAGAACATCATCATGCGCCTCGTCGCAATGGGTGTGTCCCGACAAGA GGCTCACGAGCAAATCCGCGTCCTCTCCTTCGAAGCATCCCACCAGGTCCAGAGCCTCGGAAAGTCTAACGATCTCGTTGAGCGGATCAAGAAGAccgagttcttcaagccCATCTGGGCTGATCTCGatggcatgatgaagccGGAGCTGTACATTGGTCGCAGTGCGCAGTTGGTCGATAAGTTCTGTGGACCGGGTGGtaagttggagaagaagcttgcgcCTTACCAGGAGTCTATCCAGAAGGCTAAGGCTGCTGAGCTGAATGTTTAA
- a CDS encoding hypothetical protein (EggNog:ENOG41) gives MPQLSLDRGRIVRGTIRRAEELSCDVGNLRLATDRETRFLRDRDDAGSIWLEQGWDTFEIDGQGGERIEEIKVYHNPYHDPAPTAIEIHTNRGRSVLWGVDMKRGENGGETNEHARLPIKRPNHLRVDDGFAIIALVMGCGKVFGRWHSDNEVIDPQWDRNRRMIGKDYMDVEDVRGPWTKEQYENRNESSLHTGTSKFGIITKRITDGAKVGI, from the exons ATGCCTCAACTATCCTTAGACCGTGGCAGGATTGTTCGTGGAACTATTCGTCGTGCAGAGGAGTTAAG CTGTGATGTAGGCAATTTACGCCTTGCAACAGATAGAGAGACTCGCTTTTTACGAGACCGGGATGATGCCGGATCGATCTGGCTTGAGCAAGGCTGGGATACGTTCGAAATTGACGGCCAAGGCGGCGAAAGAATTGAAGAGATCAAAGTCTACCATAACCCCTATCATGATCCTGCGCCTACAGCAATTGAG ATTCATACCAATCGAGGCCGCTCAGTGCTATGGGGCGTAGACATGAAACGGGGTGAAAATGGGGGAGAAACGAATGAGCATGCTCGTCTTCCAATTAAACGTCCTAATCATCTCCGTGTAGACGACGGTTTTGCTATCATTGCGTTAGTTATGGGATGCGGAAAGGTTTTTGGTCGTTGGCACTCAGACAATGAAGTTATTGACCCTCAATGGGATCGCAATCGACGCATGATCGGCAAGGATTACATGGATGTGGAGGATGTCCGGGGGCCTTGGACCAAGGAGCAGTATGAAAATCGTAACGAGTCGTCGTTACATACAGGCACGAGCAAGTTTGGCATCATCACGAAAAGGATTACAGATGGGGCTAAAGTAGGTATCTAG
- a CDS encoding hypothetical protein (EggNog:ENOG41): protein MTRQTRLALGYHENEKIYQEDPRQKQRFYADKSDYVDDINRLKKLFRLTVREDLSVLDGLDIPQIREVCRKELPEASKNIEGAKSCFVFVADEEVLNDITRGVFVIKVVGYDWDEDRLGQGWMRIRTGEVLELWQALLLWDSMDSDPYEEIQDHWLGQELKRLEY from the exons ATGACTCGACAAACTCGCCTTGCACTCGGCTAccatgagaatgagaagattTACCAGGAGGACCCGAGGCAGAAGCAGCGCTTCTATGCAGACAAAAGCGACTATGTGGACGACATAAACCGATTGAAGAAGCTATTTCGTCTAACAGTGAGAGAAGACTTATCGGTGCTTGATGGTCTCGACATCCCTCAAATTCGAGAAGTGTGTCGCAAGGAACTTCCAGAGGCAAGCAAGAATATAGAAGGGGCGAAGTCATGCTTTGTTTTTGTCGCCGATGAGGAAGTCTTGAATGATATCACCCGTGGAGTATTTGTGATCAAAGTTGTTGGTTATGATTGGGACGAAGATCGACTCGGGCAGGGTTGGATGAGAATTCGAACCGGCGAGGTGCTGGAACTTTGGCAGGCACTTTTACTTTGGGACTCCATGGATTCTGACCCTTACGAGGAGATTCAGGATCACTGGCTTGGACAGGAGTTGAAAAG GCTGGAGTATTAA